From the Streptomyces sp. SN-593 genome, the window CGTGGGCGGTGGCCGGCACGAGGCCGCAGGCCAGTGCGGCCGTCAGCCCGCAGGCCGAGCCGACGGCCAGTAGCTTTCGGATGATCATCGGAGGATCGTAGTGAAGGGTGGGCCGATTCCCGAAGTCGGCTGGTCAGCACGGGCGTTGGGGCGGCCGGGCGGACTTTTACCTTTCTTTGCAACCCGGTCGGCGGCCGGGTCGTCTCTGCTCCCGATTCCGGACGACGGGTTCCGCGAGTCGCCCGGGGAAGCCCCGGGCGGGGCCTCGCCGAGAAGACATCCGGGAAGACAAGGAGCAGGACATGCGCAAGAGTTCACTCGCCGCGGGGGCCGCGGTGTTCGCGGCGGCCGTGCTGGGCGGGGCGCCGGCGATGGCGTCCTCACCCGTCGACGACGCGTCCGGCACCCCGATGTGCGGCACCTCGCAGCTCAGCGCCGCCCTCGGCGGCGGCGACGCGGGCGCCGGGAACCTCTACCGCTACCTGGTGATCACCAACACCGGCTCGACGACGTGCCACCTGACCGGGTATCCGGGCCTGTCGATGCTCGACGCGAACGGCCGGCAGATCGGCCAGCCCGCCACCCGCGACGCCCGGACCTACGCCGCGGTCGTGCTCCGGCCCGGCGCGGCGGCCAGCGACACCATCCACACGGTCAACCACCAGGGCACCTGCCTGCCGGCGTCCACGAAGCTGAAGGTCTACCCGCCGGGGAACACCGCGTCGCTGACCATCCCGGGCGCGATCACCGACTGCTACAACACCTTCGCCATCACCCCGCTGGCGGCGGGCAAGGGCGGGAACGACGGCGGTACCCCGACCACCCCGCCCTCCACGGCTCCGACCGCCGCGCCCTCCGCGGGCACCGGCGGCGCGCAGGTGCCGACGGTGCCCTCGGGCGCCCCCGACACGGGCCTGGCGGCCGTCTCGCACAGCAGTGACTCCACCGCGCTCGCCGCGACCGGCGCGGGTGTGGCCGCGGTCGGCGTGGCCGGCATCGCGGTGGCGCTGCGCCGCAAGGTGCGGGACGGCCGTTGAGCGCCCCGGCCGGCGTGACCGCCGTTCGCCAGGGCGCCGCCGGCCGCCGGACCCGCCGCGGGAGCGCCCTGTGCGCCCTCGCGGCGGGCCTGGCGCTGCTGTGCGGGTGCCAGTCGACCTCGCCCGCGCAGACCCCGTCCGACGGCGGGTCGGTGAGCCCGGCCGCCCCGGCCACCGCCTCCGCCCCGGCTCCGGCCGCGTCCGCGCGGCCGATGGCGCGTTCGGTGCCGTCGCGGCTGCGCATCCCGTCGATCGGCGTCGACACCTCCGTCATGGCGCTGGGTCTGGCGTCCGACGGCGAGGTGAAGGTGCCGCCGATCGCGAAGGACTCCCCCGCGGGCTGGTACGACGGCTCGCCGACCCCGGGCCAGCTCGGCCCGTCGGTGCTCCTCGGCCACGTCACGGTGGGCGCGTACGGCGACGGGGTCTTCCTGCACCTGGACCGCCTGCGGGCGGGCGACTCCGTGGCGGTGACCCGCGCGGACGGCTCGGTGGCGACCTTCGCCGTCGACCGCGTGCAGACCGTCGCGAAGTCCCGTTTCCCGACGTCGTCGGTGTACGGGAACGTGGACCACCCCGAACTGCGTCTCATCACGTGCGGCGGGACCCGGATCAGCGGGGGCGGCGGCTACCCGGACAACGTGATCGTGTACGCCTCGCTGGTCTCCGGGTCGTGAGCCGGATGGCGCCCGCCGGTCCGGCCGGGATGACCGGACCGGTACGGTCGGCGGAGCCCGCCGGGCAGGCACGACGACGAGCGAGGGGAGCGACCATCCGGTCTCAAGAGCGCGCGGCCTCCGAGCTGTTCGCGGCCCTGTACCCGCGGCTGGCGGGCTGGGTGCGCAAGCTGGTGGACGACGACGGGACCGCGCACGAGATCGCCGCCGAGGCGTTCACCAGGCTCTGGGCCCGCTGGACGAAGGTGGAGGAACCCAGCGGCTTCCTGTACGTGACCGCGGCGAACCTGGTGCGCGACCACTGGCGCAAACTGGAGCGCGAGCGGCGCGCGCTGCGCCGGGTGAAGACGGAGGAAGCGGTGAAGCAGCAGCCGGAGGCGGCCGACCCCACGGTGCGGATGCTCGTGCAGTCGCTGCCGGAGCGGCTGCGCGACCCGGCTCTGCTCTACTACTACGCGGACCTGCCCGTCCGCGAGGTGGCGGCCCTGCTGGGCCGCCGGGAGGGCACCGTCAAGGCCGACCTGCACGCCGCCCGCGAACTGCTGCGCGCGAAGCTCGGGGGGAACCATGACCGGATTTCCTGACGGCCCCGAGCTGCCCCCGGACGGCTCCGGCACCCCCGCGGATTCCGGCGGGCCCGACCGCCGCGACGAGGGCTCCGACCCCGTGGAGCGGCTGCTGCGGTCCCCGGGCGGCTATCTGGCGGCCCCGCCCGGCACGTTCGAGCGGGTCCGGCGCCGGGCCGCGCGGCGGCGAAGGGCGCGCGCCCTGGCCGGCGGCACCGCGGCCGCCGCCGTCATCGCCGGCGCGCTGTTCCTGACCGGGGTGATCGCTCCCGGCGGAGACGGCACGGTGGTGGGTCCGCCGGCCGACCGCTCCCTGGCCAGCGGGGTTCCCACCCCGTCCGGCCGCCCGACGCCCACGCCCGGCACCCCGAGCGCCACCGGCGGGCAGAGCACGCACACCCCCGCCGGCCGTCCTTCGGCCACGCCGTCGTCCGGCGCCGCCTCCAGTGCACCGGACGCCACCCCCACCACTCCCCCGACGTCGGCGGACACCGCCCCGATGTGCACCGCGGCACAACTGTCCGCGGGCCTGGGCGGCAGCGACGCG encodes:
- a CDS encoding DUF4232 domain-containing protein encodes the protein MRKSSLAAGAAVFAAAVLGGAPAMASSPVDDASGTPMCGTSQLSAALGGGDAGAGNLYRYLVITNTGSTTCHLTGYPGLSMLDANGRQIGQPATRDARTYAAVVLRPGAAASDTIHTVNHQGTCLPASTKLKVYPPGNTASLTIPGAITDCYNTFAITPLAAGKGGNDGGTPTTPPSTAPTAAPSAGTGGAQVPTVPSGAPDTGLAAVSHSSDSTALAATGAGVAAVGVAGIAVALRRKVRDGR
- a CDS encoding class F sortase, with the translated sequence MSAPAGVTAVRQGAAGRRTRRGSALCALAAGLALLCGCQSTSPAQTPSDGGSVSPAAPATASAPAPAASARPMARSVPSRLRIPSIGVDTSVMALGLASDGEVKVPPIAKDSPAGWYDGSPTPGQLGPSVLLGHVTVGAYGDGVFLHLDRLRAGDSVAVTRADGSVATFAVDRVQTVAKSRFPTSSVYGNVDHPELRLITCGGTRISGGGGYPDNVIVYASLVSGS
- a CDS encoding RNA polymerase sigma factor, with amino-acid sequence MRSQERAASELFAALYPRLAGWVRKLVDDDGTAHEIAAEAFTRLWARWTKVEEPSGFLYVTAANLVRDHWRKLERERRALRRVKTEEAVKQQPEAADPTVRMLVQSLPERLRDPALLYYYADLPVREVAALLGRREGTVKADLHAARELLRAKLGGNHDRIS
- a CDS encoding DUF4232 domain-containing protein, which produces MTGFPDGPELPPDGSGTPADSGGPDRRDEGSDPVERLLRSPGGYLAAPPGTFERVRRRAARRRRARALAGGTAAAAVIAGALFLTGVIAPGGDGTVVGPPADRSLASGVPTPSGRPTPTPGTPSATGGQSTHTPAGRPSATPSSGAASSAPDATPTTPPTSADTAPMCTAAQLSAGLGGSDAGAGNLYRYLVITNKSATTCRVAGYPGLSLLDANGRQIGQPATRDARTYAAVVLQPGAAASDTIHTVNQQGTCLAASAQLRMYPPGSKASLTFDGQVTVCDDTFEITPFVAGRTGNPPS